The proteins below are encoded in one region of Dioscorea cayenensis subsp. rotundata cultivar TDr96_F1 chromosome 18, TDr96_F1_v2_PseudoChromosome.rev07_lg8_w22 25.fasta, whole genome shotgun sequence:
- the LOC120281839 gene encoding thioredoxin-like 1-2, chloroplastic, giving the protein MAEVLSKSKLLFPSEGRSVSFSRMRRSNSLAGLHPSLSPSFRSLRFSSSSSSSPSVGNGGMALGDWSRRRSVERNAIDCLHAKMSLRIGKSVKWWEKGLQSNMKEVQSAQDLVDSLLNADNKLVIVNFYSPGCGGCKALHPKICQFAELNPDVLFFQVNYEEHKSMCYSLNVHVLPFFRFYRGAHGRLCSFSCTNATIKKFKDALAKHSTERCSLGSAKGLEESELLALAANKDLSFNYFKKPMPVPAPDDVAEATPISPMFSPTRVLKGSEDKVFSKVG; this is encoded by the exons ATGGCGGAGGTGTTGAGCAAGAGCAAGCTCCTTTTTCCAAGTGAAGGACGGTCTGTTTCTTTTTCACGGATGAGGAGGAGTAATTCTCTTGCTGGGCTTCATCCGTCTCTGTCTCCAAGTTTTCGATCTTTGAGGttttcttcgtcttcttcttcctccccCTCCGTAGGTAATGGTGGGATGGCTTTGGGAGATTGGAGTCGAAGGCGATCTGTAGAGAGGAACGCCATTGATTGTCTCCATGCCAAG ATGAGCCTTCGCATTGGAAAATCTGTGAAATGGTGGGAAAAGGGACTGCAATCAAATATGAAGGAGGTCCAATCAGCACAAGACCTTGTTGATTCTTTGTTGAACGCTGACAACAAGCTTGTTATTGTTAATTTCTACTCCCCTGGCTGTGGAGGCTGCAAAGCTCTCCATCCCAAG ATTTGCCAGTTTGCAGAGTTGAATCCAGATGTTCTGTTTTTCCAAGTGAACTACGAAGAGCATAAATCAATGTGTTATAGTTTGAATGTTCATGTTCTCCCCTTCTTTAGGTTCTACAGGGGAGCTCATGGCCGGCTTTGTAGCTTCAGCTGTACCAATGCAACT ATTAAGAAGTTTAAGGATGCATTGGCCAAGCACAGCACAGAGAGATGCAGCCTTGGGTCAGCAAAGGGCCTTGAGGAATCAGAGCTCTTGGCTCTTGCCGCAAACAAGGATCTCTCATTTAATTACTTCAAGAAACCAATGCCTGTTCCTGCACCAGATGATGTTGCAGAAGCAACTCCCATCAGCCCAATGTTTTCTCCAACTAGAGTCCTTAAAGGTTCTGAGGATAAGGTTTTTAGCAAAGTTGGATAA